Genomic window (Paenibacillus sp. 37):
TCCGGAGGGCAAACAGTTCACTCTCGATATGTTGACGGAAGGTAACGTGTTTGGAGAAATGAACGGAATCTCACTCGGAACACGCGCCGTTTATATCGAAACGATGGAGGAGTGTGATATTTGCCTGATGAACAAACAACGTTTTGAACAGTTTTTGATTGAACATCCACAATTTATGATGAGACTGATGAACGTACTAAGCGAGCGGATCAAGCAAATGAGTGAGTTGACACAGACGCTCGCACTCGGAAACCTGCATGAAAAGGTGCTACATAATCTCTTCCGCCTGGCTGAACAGATGGGATGGATCGAAGAAGATGAGTTCTGCAAGATTCAACTCGCACTTACCCATCAGGAGATTGCCTGGATGGCGGGGGCTACACGGGAATCGGTTACGATTGTCATGCAAGACTTGGCAAAAGCAGGTCGTATTCGTACCGGATTCAAATCGGTCTCCCTTCATCGTGACGAAATCGCTACCCTTCGGAAAATCACTGCCCACTTGTAAGATGCCTTACATCCCCTTTCTCCAGCAAGTTGTACTGTATAACTCATGATGCTATACAGCTAAGGAGGAATATACTGTTGAATGCTAAGCCAGATCTATTTATCCCTGAAGACGTTTTTCTTCGCAAAGGTGCCCGTAGAGCAACGGAGATCCCTGAGCATATCCGCAATTGGCTGCAAGCAGGACATATCGAATCTGTCAATCTGACCGAATGGCTGGCTGTAGATCATGTTTCTCTTTTTCAGAAGGTTACCCATGAATGGGGAATGGATACCGAAACCAGAGCAATTACAGAGCAGTTAACACAGATGGATGAGCAGCGAATCATGAAAATCATCCCGGCCATAGCCATGCAATGGCTTGATCTGTTGAATCGTCTAACCATGAATGAACAAACGGATCTCTTTCGTTCCATTGCAGAGCATCGTTCAGACAGTGTTCGCTGCTGGGCGGCTTATATCATTGGGCTGAATTCTGGTCTGAACCTGACTGAAAAGTTGAAGCATATTCGGCCCTTTGGAGCAGATCATCACTTTGGTGTAAGAGAAATCGCCTGGATGGCTGTACGGGAGTCCATCTCTGCCGAATTATCCTTAGCCCTGCAGCAGTTAATCCCATGGAGCGTTGACCCTGATCCACTGATCCGTCGCTTTGCCATAGAATCAATCAGACCTCGTGGCGTCTGGACCAAGCATATTCAGGAGTTAAAAGAAAATCCGGCCATGGCCCTTCCCTTGCTTGACGCGGTGAAATCCGATGCCCATAAGTATGTACAGGATTCGTTAAGTAACTGGCTGAACGACGCCAGCAAGACCAATCCAGAGTGGGTGCGGCAGGTCTGTGCCACTTGGACTCAGCAGTCGGATACACAATATACACGGCGAATCGTTAGACGTGCCACGCGAAGTCTTACATAAAAAAAGATGACCACCGCTTACTGGCAGTGGTCATCTTCTGCATAGGCATCCGCGTTTACATTCCTTTTGACAGGAATACCCTTTCCTCGGTAAATAGCCCAATAATGTTCCCTCTTATCATTAACTTACGCCTGAATCGCGTCCATCTGGCCTTCTTCTTCCGCTTCCAATCTGCGCATGCCTACCACCAGAACAATGATGTTAGCTACCAACAACACAGCCGGGAACGGAACAGCAGCGTATTGTGCATAGATCAGATGACTTCCCACGGCCCCAATCAGAATGAATGTCAGTATGCCTGAAGCCAGGATGCGAGTACGCGGAATCAGCAATCCTACTGCACTAAGCAACTCCGCAGCCCCGAGCAAATACATCGTCCATGTCGGATAAGAGAAACTTTCGAATGTCTGAATCATCATGTCTGCCCCACTAATCTTGTTAAACCCTGTCATGACGAAAACACCTGCTAACACAACCAGAAAAACGTAACCCAAAATCTTGTTCATGTGTATATCCTCCTGTAACAAATTATATGTTCCTACTATGTAATGATTATTTTTGCTGCCCATTGTAAAAAAAGAATCTATGTTAAAGTTCCCAAAGGTCACTCTGTTTTCAACCGTTCAGCCGAGTTTAATTTTCAGAATGGTACGCGTTCATATTATACGTATTATTTATCACCAACTTACTTTTGTGAAGTTAGTATATAATAATAATATAATTTCTTCAAGTAATTTTTCACTGTATGATGTATAATACATACAAAAGGTATGTTACAGTATATTTTGTAGTAACCCTCATTTACTTGGATGTCCTATATTCTTAAAGCGGCAGAAACCATGTCCTTTCATATACAACCTGCGAAGAAAATAATCATGAATCGAGGTGAACACGTTGAAGCTAAAAAAAGTAAAAGCACCAAGTCCCTGTATGATCACTCAAGCCATAGACATCATAGGAAAGAAGTGGGTACTGTTAATCATGTACCAACTGTTGTCCGGACCCAAACGGTTTACGGAGCTTGAAGCAGAGATGGCGATCAGTGGACGACTTTTATCGGAGCGTTTGAAGGAAATGGAGACAGAAGGTATCGTAACCCGACACATGTTTCCCGAGATACCTCCCCGTGTAGAGTATGAATTAACACCTAAAGGCAGAGCCATTGAACCTGTCATTGATCAGATCTACAGTTGGTCATCCGACTGGTTGAAACAGCAGAAATCCGAGTAGTTGAATTGCTGTTCAATAATCTCTACTCAACACAAATACGCCTGAATCGGGCCGATCTGCGGATCATTCCCTGATTCAGGCGTATTTATATTACGTTCAACTTTTATTAATGAGAGAGATATTTTGAAGGCTGAAGCTGTACCGGCAGACCGGAATCTGCCGATGCCAAGGCCGCCGTTGTAATCTCCTGTGTAAGGCAGGCATCCGCATAATCGGACAGAATTCGTGAACGGTCTCCCGTACGAAGGGCGTGAATGAACGCTTCATTCTCACGCTCGTATGGATTATGTCCTGCCGGAATCTCCAGACCTGCCATCGCATGTTTTGCCGCACTTGGCAGAAGCAAACGTTCTGGCGTCCAATCCCACACGCCTGCATCCGTGTAGAACTGGAGCCCTGCGCCGCCCTCTCCGTCTGGCAACAGACATGTATTGGCGATACTGGCAATCGCTCCACTTTCCAGCTTGAGCGTCACATTCGCCACATCTGCTACGGTCACATGCTCATGCTTCTCATGCATGCTTCGCTGAGCTGCTACAGCATATACCTCCGTAACTTCTCCTGCACAATACCGAAGCAAGTCTACAATATGTGTAGTCTGCTCTACGAATTGTCCTCCTGAACCGTCCTGACGCCGCCACCAGGCGACCCCTGGCATTCCGCCCATCCAGCGGCCAAGAGCCATGCCGACCGTCTGTTCTTTCATCGATTGCTGCAGGACCTGCGCGGCCTCCTGATAACGGAAATGGTATCCTACAGAGGTTAACAATCCGCTCTTTTGCACCTGATCCAACACCTGACGCGGAACATCCATTCCGGTGCTCAAAGGTTTCTCCACCAGGAATGGAATACCGCGGCGGATTAATTCGGACTCAATCGACCCGTGAGACATCGGAGGCACACAGATATACACCGCATCCAGCTTCTCACCATCCAGCATATGTTCAAGTTCCCCGTAACCAACTGCATCATAAACGGAGGCCATAGCCTCTGCCTTTTCGAGCGATGTTCCACAGACACTCGCAACACGAACACCTTCCATCCGTGCGAGAATATCCGCGTGTACCTTACTGAACCAGCCTGTTCCAATGATTCCGATCTGTAATGTCATGGATGTAATCCCCTCTCTATGTTACACGCTTACATGTTCCATTCGACTCTTGACCTTGAAATCCTGCCTCAGATTTTGCCGGATGCTTCCAGCAACAGCTGATCCAGTTCCTGTGTATGTTTAACCTCTTCCTCTTCAGACCAGTTCAAACGACCTGCCATATACGAGATAACCGCTGTTTTATAGCGACGAACTTCATCAATACGGAAGAATAAATCACCTGTTCTTCGTACCAAAAAGTCAGACGGGGTTACAGCCATCTCTTCATCAATCGCGTAAAGCAGCATCAGCAATAGCTCCTGTGGCATGCCATGAAGCTCGGACTTGGTGCGTGGATCGGGCATTCGCTCATACAGTGCCTCCACATTGGAACCATACGTGCGAACCAGCCGCTCCGCAGCAGGTCGGGCAAGCCCGAGGGCAACACCGTCCTTGATCTTGCGCTCCGCATACGATACAAATCCAGCCGATCCCCCTACGTCACCGCCGGAGATGGGCATCTTCTTCGTTACACAAGGGCCTATGGAATGCCCACTCTCCTGCTCCATCTGGCGTGCGACCAGATCAACAACCATCTCGGCCATTTTACGGTATCCGGTTAACTTGCCCCCGGCAATCGTAATCAGATTGGAATCGGATACCCAGACTTCATCTTTACGTGAAATTTCGGAAGGATTCTTGCCTTCCTCATGAATGAGTGGACGTACACCGGCCCATCCGGATTCCACGTCCTCGGTACCAATGTGTACATCTGGAAACATGCCGTTGACTGCATCGATCACATAATCGCGATCTGAGTCGGAAATTTGCGGGTGTGCAGGATCATCCTGATATACAGTGTCGGTTGTTCCTACATAGGTTTTGCCATCACGTGGGACAGCGAATACCATTCGACCATCTGGTGTATCAAAATAGACAGCCTGCCTCAATGGGAATCGTTCACCATCAAAGACCAAATGAATGCCTTTGGTCATCTGTAGCGTTTTCCCCTTGCGCGAACCATCCAATTCCCGCAGCCCATCCACCCAGGGGCCGGAAGCGTTGATCACCTTGCTTGCTTTTAGCGTATATATCTGCCCATCGATCTGATCCCTAGCTTCAATACCTGTAATCTTGCCATTCTCCTTCAGGAAATCTTTCGCCTTGACGTAGTTCACTGCCTGTGCCCCACGTTTGACAGCTTCTTTCAACACTTCTATGGTGAGCCTGGCATCATCAGTCCGGTACTCCACATAGAGTCCACCACCCAACAACCCCTGTTTGCGTAATAAAGGTTCACTGTCTGACACCGCTCCAGCATTCAACATTTGGCGCCGTTCACTGCGCTTCACCCCGGCGAGCCGATCATACACCATCAGTCCAATGGATGTGCTGAAGCGGCCGAACGTGCCAGCCGTATAGATCGGTAACAACATCGGTTCCGGTGTGGTCACATGTGGCCCATTTTCATAAACTACAGCCCGCTCCCGTCCTACCTCAGCAACCATCTTCACTTCATATTGCTTCAAATATCGTAATCCGCCATGGACAAGCTTGGTCGAACGACTGGATGTACCTGCTGCAAAATCCTGCATTTCTACAAGCGCCGTCTTCAATCCACGGGAAGCTGCGTCCAATGCAATCCCTGCGCCTGTAATTCCACCACCAATAATTAATACGTCAAAATGTACATTCGCCATGTTTTGCAAATATTCGGTCCGGTATGCTGACGAGAACGTTTCTGTCATTCTTGAACCTCCTATTGATTTTCTCAACTTTTCCGTAAAAAAAACAAAAAAAGGACCACGTCATTCGCTCAGCAATTGCTGAGCGGCACGTGGTCCCTCCCGATCTCCAGACATCATTTTTTAACTTGTGCCTTTATCCTATCACAGATTTTTGACGGCGTGAAGTCCTGAAATGACACATTATTCAAAAAAAATTCAAAAAGTTGTTCTGCCAAAGGATGGAATTTCAAATGAATCCACTAACCTTGTTTTTTTCCTTATAGTGGGTATGGATTTTGCCTTCTCCAGGAAGAATAACCCTGTAAATCATGCATCATTTTCCACCAGTAAATATCATTTATAACATATGTTTAGTTAAAAAGTACAAATACCCACACCAAGAAATATTCATTTCATTTCTTTTATTTAAAAGCCATTGCTGCGTTCACTGCACGTTTCCAGCCTGCATACAGTTCTGTCCGTTGTTGCTCAGCCATAACAGGCTTGAAGACACGCTCCGTATTCTCATGATCCGTCAATTCATCCGCACTCGTCCAATATCCAACCGCCAATCCTGCCAGATAAGCCGCACCCAATGCAGTCGTTTCATTCACCGTTGGGCGTTCGACAGGAATGCCCAGAATATCACTCTGGAACTGCATGAGAAAATCATTCGCCGCCGCTCCTCCATCCACACGCAGAGCATGCACGGGAATACCCGAGTCGGATTCCATGGCCTCCAGTACATCTTTGGTCTGATACGCCAACGCCTCAAGCGTAGCACGGATAAAGTGTTCCTTCGTCGTTCCTCGGGTCAGGCCAAACACCGCACCCTTAACCTCACTATCCCAATATGGACTGCCCAGTCCCACAAAGGCAGGTACCATATAAACGCCATCTGTGGAAGGCACACGTGAGGCGTAATCCTCGCTGTCTTTTGAAGAGCGAAGCATTCTTAATCCGTCACGCAGCCACTGAACCGCTGAACCTGCAACAAAAATGCTGCCTTCGAGCGCATATTCAACCTTGCCATTCATCCCCCAGGCAATCGTCGTAATCAGTCCGTGATTGGATTGTACCGGGTTCTCTCCCGTATTCATAAGCATGAAACAACCGGTACCATATGTATTTTTCATACTGCCCTTGGTGTAACAGCCCTGACCAAACATCGCTGCCTGTTGATCTCCTGCTGCTCCCGCGATCGGAATCCGATGACCGAAGAAATGATAATCTGTTGTGTGTGCATACACCTCGGATGAACCCCGTACCTCTGGCAGCATGGCCTTAGGAATGCCGAGGATAGCCAACAATTCGTCATCCCATTGCAGATCATAGATGTTATAGATCAAGGTACGTGAGGCATTGGATATATCCGTGACATGTGTACCCCCGCTCAGTTTCCAGATTAACCAGCTATCAATCGTGCCAAAGAGCAATTCACCCTTCTCGGCCCGCTCCCGGGCACCAGGGACATGATCCAGAATCCACTTCACCTTTGTTCCCGAGAAGTAGGGATCGATCAGTAATCCTGTTTTACGGCGGAAAAGGTCCCCGAGACCCTGCGTCTTCAATTTTTCACAGATATCTGCGGTCTGTCTGGATTGCCAAACCACTGCATTATAGATGGGTCTGCCTGTTTCTTTGTCCCATACCACAACAGTCTCACGTTGATTCGTAATTCCAATTCCGGCAATCTGAACAGGTTTGATTCCGCTCTCTGCCAGACATGAAGCCATCACGGCAAGAATGGAACTCCAGATTTCGTTGGCATTCTGCTCTACCCAGCCCGGTTTGGGGAAATACTGGGGGAATTCCTGCTGTGCAATGTGCACAATCTCTCCGCCACGGTTAAACAGAATAGCTCGGGAGCTTGTCGTTCCCTGATCCAGAGCCAATATATATTTTTCCATACAGCCAACCTCCTGTTGTGGGTTATTTTTTAATTTGTAAGCGATTTCTCAAAATGTCGGATCAGCTCTGCGTTGGATGTGGTCACTGCCGTAGCCCCGACGCCAAGCGCAAATTCAACCTCTTCAGGTGAACGGATCAATCCCCCCGCAATAATGGGTATCCCTGTACGCACAGATACTTCCGCAATAATATGCGGAATGACGCCAGGTAATACTTCAATGTAATCAGGTTGGGTTTTGGCCAGCAACAGATAACTTTTCTCCAGTGCATGGGTATCCAGCAGAAACACACGCTGAATGGCTGTGATGCCTTTCTGCTTCGCCTTCTGGATGACACTTGCCCTAGTCGAAATCAGTCCTGCCGGGCGAATGTGCTGACACAGATACTCTGCCGCGTACTCATCGTTTTTTAATCCCTGTACCAGATCTGCATGCAAAAGTATCTTTTTGTCATACCGCCGCGCCTCATCCATTACACTCTGAAGCTGTGCAATATGCGTTTCCAGCATCACCCCATAGGTATAAGGGCCTTCAATGATCGCTTCAAACTGCTTCATGCTCTTCGCAGCAGGCAATATACGTTGTCCCTCAAATGGCACCTTGGTTCCTCCCGCATTCATCAGATGACTATATTGTATAATCCGCACTGTCGGAACGGCAAGCCATTCCATGAATCAGGGAAACCTGATCGCTACCCTGTCATCCATGCAAAAAAGCCGCTGTATACTTCTCCATAGCGGAGAGTACAACAACGGCTAATCAGCTAATCGTATATGTTCAATGAATAAAGATTAAGCCTGCGCATGCGGAAGCAGCGTCTCTGCCCCAGCCCAGCCATCACTTTCCGCCAAGTGACCAGAACGGTTCACTTTCGTTTGCAGATATTTCTCGTTGAATGCAGAGCGATCTCCCCACAGTGGGACACGTCCGCCCACATTCAATCCTGCTTCCTGCAAAGCAGCCAGCTTCCGTGGATTGTTCGTGATCAATGTAACCGGTGCGGAGCGAAGTGCACGCAGCACAGAAATCGCATCGTCATAATTACGAGCATCGTCCGTGAATCCGAGCTGCAAGTTCGCATCTACCGTGTCCAGACCTTCTTCTTGCAAAATGTACGCCATGGCTTTGCTGAACAGACCGATGCCACGGCCTTCATGATTCGCAAGATAGAACAGTGCACCCGCTCCGTGAGCGGCGATCATTTTCATGGATTGCTCCAATTGGAAGCCACAATCACAACGCTTGCTGCCAAAGATGTCGCCTGTATGACAGATGCTATGCATCCGGATCAGCGCTTCTTGTGCTTCAGCAAAGTCACCGTACACCAGAACACTGGATTGTTGACGCTCTGCTAGTTCAGCCTCAGCAAGGGATTCGATTAACTCGCCGCTCTCCATCGCTTTGTCCGATTTCATCCAGCTGTACCACTGGAATGTCTTGGTCTCCCCATCGAGGTTAACCGGAAGCTTGATTGGTCCCACCAGGTATATAAACTCTTTTCCACTCGGAAAAGTCTGAATTTTAGGGGCAAGCAGTTGAATAATATGTGAATTGATCATTGTCGTTCCTCCTGTTTAGGCCAACTTGTATGTTGATTGATTCGCACCCAGCGTGAAAATGGATCACTTGGATGTTATATAGTACGCATCTATATTATTCTCATCATCATTAGTTACTTTATGTAAGTTAGTTTAGAATAAAAATTATAATGTGTCAAGTAACTTTTATTTTTAAAGTAACTACCCAATTTATGTTACGCAACGGACACAAATATGTGTTTCATTTCAGGAATATTGGGTATGAGTTTATAAACTGCTCATACACTAATGTTGTAGTCCAAAGCACTTCATGCCTCGAACTTAACGATGAGGGGGTAATGCACATGATCCGCCGGAAAAGAACATGCTGGACAGCCATACTGATAGTCTGCGTCCTGCTCATAAGCGGATGCTCCATCTGGCCCGGACAGGACGATTCAGCGAACAACAAAAAGGTAACGCTTACATTATGGTACTGGAACCGTTCCATTGATGATAAGTTGATTGCCAGGGCTAAGGAAAAGTTCCCCAACATTGAACTGACAGCTCAGAAAATCGGCGGTGATTTCAAAGCAAAGCTCAAAACAACACTCGCTGCACGCTCAGGTGAACCAGACATTGTGGCATTGAACGACTGGATCATGGAGCTATTCCCCAGTGAGGACCGTTTCTATAATCTGTATGATCTTGGCGCTGGAGATATTGAAAGCCAGTATCTGCCGTGGAAATGGAAGCAAGGCGTTACGCCGAGTGGACAGATGATCGGGTTCCCGATGGATACGGGGCCAACCGCTCTCTTTTACCGAGAAGATCTGTTCAAGGAAGCCGGATTACCATCTGATCCCGAGGACGTTACACGTCAGATTAACAGCTGGGATGCTTATGCTGCTGCCGGAGAGAAGATCAAGGAAAAATTCGGAGGCAAGGTATTTCTGACCGATAACATTGGAAGCGTTTACAACCAAGTGTTGTCACAAGGCGCTGAACGTTATTTCCGTCCAGATGGTTCATTCATCGGCATGGATTCTGCTCTGGTGCGAACAAGCTGGGATACATCCATAGCTTTCAAAGAGAAGGGACTGCTTGCCAATGCGGACGGCTGGACTCCAGGCTGGAACGCAGCGATGAATAACGGTGAAGTCGCCTCGTTCGTGGGTGCTGTCTGGATGAAGCAAGTGCTTCAGGAAGCTGCACCGGATACATCCGGGAAGTGGCGGGTAGCTCGGGCTCCGGGAGGGGATGGCAACAACGGGGGATCATTCCTGTCCATCCTGAAGTCGAGTGAACATCCTCAGGAAGCCTTTGAACTGGTTCGCTGGCTGCAAAGTCCCGAAAATCAACTGGAGCAATATCAGACATTGAACCTGTTCCCTTCCGCACCAGGTGTATTTGATGATCCTGCCATGAAAGAAAAAGAACCTTTCTTCGGCGGACAGGCGACAGGGCCTGTATTTGCCGAATCGGCACAGGAGGTGCCGGATGCTTTCTTTGGCGAAAGATACCCATCCGTACACAACATTATCACCCGACGGCTGAATGATGTGGCGAAGCAAAATGCCGATCCACAGCAGGTCTGGACAGATACGGTACACCGCGTCGAGCGGGAATTGCAGCGTTAACCTGAAGAACGTGTGGTTTCGTTATCCGCAAAGGAGGAATTCATATGGCTGTAACTGAACCTCGTCTTACTCCCGATCCCGGAAATGCAAGACCTGATCTGGATCGGCAGAAGTCACTATGGGCGAGAATGTGGGAGCATCGTGCACTTTATGTTGCGATATCGCCGTTTTATATTCTGTTTGCGGTATTTGGCCTGTTCCCGATTGGATTCTCACTCTATCTGGCTTTTCATAAATGGGATGGCATCGGTGTCATGACGTACAACGGGTTCAACAACTTCAAATACATGCTGACCGATGCCGAGTTCTGGCAAGCCGTGGGCAACACGTTCATGATCTGGATCTATTCGACGATTCCGATGCTCTTCTTCGCGCTGATTATTGCCTTTCTGCTGCATGCACCATTTGTGAAGTTCCGTACATTATTTCGGGTCGGTTATTTCCTGCCAAACGTCACGTCCATCGTAGCGGTAGCCATTATCTTCGGTGCTTTATTTGCCAACAATTATGGCTTTCTCAATTATCTGTTGCAGTCGGTCGGGCTACCTGTTGTGGAATGGCTTAATGCACCATGGGGCATCAAAGTCGCAATCTCCTCCATGGTGGTCTGGCGCTGGACCGGATATAACGCCGTCATCTATCTGGCCGGACTTCAAAGTATTCCGCAGACATTATACGAAGCGGCCAAGATTGACGGCGCATCAGCGATACAGTCCTTTTTCCGAATTACAATTCCGATGCTGCGTCCTGTGATCCTGTTTACAGTCATTACATCAACGATAGGCGGAATGCAGCTGTTCACCGAGCCGCAAGTATTGGTAGGTAATGATGGCGGCGCTGGTGCAGCAGGCATGACGATTGTATTGTACCTCTACCGTGAATCCTTCATTAACAATTACTTCGGCTATGGCGCTGCCGTTGGTTGGGGCATGTTCCTCATTATCGCCCTGTTCTCGATTGTGAACTGGAAGCTTGTTCAAGGCAAATCATCCTGATGTGATAAGGGGGAGCGCTCATGGCGACCAAACACCTCAAATCGCTGGTGTTGTATACCGGTCTTATCGGGGGCATGCTCATATCCATGTTCCCGTTCTATTGGCTGATTGTAATGTCTACCCGGACAACGTCCGATATCTACAAGTTCCCACCGCAGCTCTGGTTCGGGGGTGAGCTATGGAATAATATTACGCGGGTATTGCAGCAAATTGATTTCTGGGGCGCCTTTCTGAATACGTTGTTTGTGTCGGGCCTCGTGACCATACTTGTACTGTTTTTTGACTCACTGGCGGGGTTTGCGTTTGCCAAGTTTGAATTTCCCGGCAAAAAATGGCTCTTCATCCTGCTGCTCGCGACCATGATGGTACCTTCCCAGCTGTCGCTGGTGCCTTCCTTCGTACTGATGGCAACGTTCGGTTGGGTCGGTTCCTTCAAAGCTCTCATTATTCCCGGCATGGTGAACGCCTTCGGCATCTTCTGGATTCGCCAGTATGCGACAGAGTCGATTCCAAACGATCTGCTGGATGCAGGCCGCATCGACGGCTGTAATTTCTTCCGGCTCTATTGGAACGTAGCGCTGCCAATTCTGCGACCTGCCTTTGCTTTCCTCGGCGCGTTCACTTTTATCGGGGTATGGAATGATTATCTGTGGCCTTTGATCGTCCTGACGGATGAACGCAAATATACGTTGCAGATTGCGTTGTCTCAATTAAACGGACTGTATAACACAGACTATGCGATGGTCATCGCAGGTACGTTGCTTGCCGTCATTCCACTCATCGTTATGTTCCTGTTCATCAGCCGCCAGTTTATTTCGGATATTGCCGCAGGGGCAGTGAAGGACTAAGGTTGTGGCATTTTGATCCATCCCTCAAGTCTGATATTCTTATCTGTAGATGAAATAACAGATGTCATATAAGTTGGATGAATAGCGCCACGTGCACGAAGGGGACAGAAAGAGCCTGAAGAAATGGAGTTAAAAGCTTTCCAGAGGAAAGCTACTTCGAAAGCATATGCTTCGCATTTACGCGATCGGAAGGCTTTCTGTACCCGAAGTGTTAACGTGTAACAGCATTCTTTCACTTATATATTTAAGAAAGAGGGATGACAAAATGGCTTCTTCACCCTATATGATCGGCGTAGATATCGGCACGACCTCCACCAAGGCCGTCTTGTTCGAACAGAACGGAACCATTGTGGCTCAAGGCAGTGCCGATTATCCGTTGCACACCCCCACACCTGCGATTGCGGAGCAGGATGCGGAAGATATTTTCAAAGCAGTCATTGAATCCGTTAAACAGGCCACGTCCAAAGCGGGAGTGAAGCCAGAGGACATCCTGTTTTTATCCTTCAGTTCAGCCATGCACAGTATTCTGCCAGTCGATCAACACGGCAAACCGCTGATGCGAGCCATGACATGGGCAGATAATCGCAGTGCCGAGTGGACCGAAGCACTCAAATCCGAGATGAATGGCCACGAAATCTATCTGAGAACAGGTACGCCCATTCATCCGATGTCCCCACTCACCAAGATCATGTGGCTCACTCGGGATCAACCGGAACTGTTCAGACAGACGTACAAATTCATATCCATGAAAGAATATGTGTTCTATAAATTATTTTCTGAATACGTCATTGACCACTCGATGGCCTCCGCCACCGGACTCATGAATCTGGAGAAACTCGACTGGGATGCAGAAGCACTGCATGTGGCGGGCATTACGCCGGAACACCTGTCCCGATTGGTCCCAACCACACATGTGCTGAAACATGGATTGCACCCGGAGTACGCCAAGGAGATGGGCATTGCGGTCACCACACCGTTTGTCATCGGGGCCAGTGATGGTGTACTCTCCAATCTGGGCGTGAACGCCATTGATCCGGGCGTCGTGGCCGTGACCATTGGTACCAGTGGGGCGATTCGCACAGTCGTAGATAAACCGGTGACCGATCCAAAAGGACGCTTCTTCTGTTATGCGCTCACGGAGGATGCCTGGGTCATTGGCGGACCAGTCAATAACGGCGGTGTTATTTTCCGCTGGATTCGGGACGAGTTTGCGGCTTCCGAGGTGGAGACTGCGAAAAGACTTGGTATCGATCCGTATGAGGTGCTCACTCGTGTTGCAGAAAATGTACCTCCGGGTTCGGAGGGTCTCTTGTTCCATCCGTACATGACAGGTGAGCGGGCTCCGCTCTGGAATCCGAACGCACGGGGTTCGTTCTTCGGCCTGACGCTACATCATAAGAAAGAACATATGATTCGCGCTGCGCTCGAAGGTGTGTTGTTTAACCTGTACACGGTCATGCTGGCGATTGAAGAAAAGATCGGTCGTCCAAAAAAAATTCAGGCAACTGGCGGCTTCGCCCGCTCTGAGTTGTGGCGCCAGATGATGGCCGATATTTTCGATCAGGATGTCATCATCCCCGAAAGTAT
Coding sequences:
- a CDS encoding carbohydrate ABC transporter permease, producing the protein MATKHLKSLVLYTGLIGGMLISMFPFYWLIVMSTRTTSDIYKFPPQLWFGGELWNNITRVLQQIDFWGAFLNTLFVSGLVTILVLFFDSLAGFAFAKFEFPGKKWLFILLLATMMVPSQLSLVPSFVLMATFGWVGSFKALIIPGMVNAFGIFWIRQYATESIPNDLLDAGRIDGCNFFRLYWNVALPILRPAFAFLGAFTFIGVWNDYLWPLIVLTDERKYTLQIALSQLNGLYNTDYAMVIAGTLLAVIPLIVMFLFISRQFISDIAAGAVKD
- the gntK gene encoding gluconokinase; this translates as MASSPYMIGVDIGTTSTKAVLFEQNGTIVAQGSADYPLHTPTPAIAEQDAEDIFKAVIESVKQATSKAGVKPEDILFLSFSSAMHSILPVDQHGKPLMRAMTWADNRSAEWTEALKSEMNGHEIYLRTGTPIHPMSPLTKIMWLTRDQPELFRQTYKFISMKEYVFYKLFSEYVIDHSMASATGLMNLEKLDWDAEALHVAGITPEHLSRLVPTTHVLKHGLHPEYAKEMGIAVTTPFVIGASDGVLSNLGVNAIDPGVVAVTIGTSGAIRTVVDKPVTDPKGRFFCYALTEDAWVIGGPVNNGGVIFRWIRDEFAASEVETAKRLGIDPYEVLTRVAENVPPGSEGLLFHPYMTGERAPLWNPNARGSFFGLTLHHKKEHMIRAALEGVLFNLYTVMLAIEEKIGRPKKIQATGGFARSELWRQMMADIFDQDVIIPESIESSCLGAAVLGLYALGRIDSLSAVSGMIGSTHRHQPDPDSVRVYRELLPIFIRISRKFEEEYADIAAFQNKTMQG